The following is a genomic window from Anaerolineales bacterium.
CTGGCCCACAACTCCGCCCAGCACCACTTCGGTGGGCTCGTTTTCAATAATCGTCCTGGATTCTTCAGTGAATTTTGCGGAGAGCTTGCCTTCGTTGAGCTCATAGCGATAGCCAAATACGCGCGGGAAAGTGATTTCGTATTGTGAACGACTCTCCAGGGCGTGTACGCGGTGGTGCACCTTGGGCGCCACTGGCGGCGGGTTGCCCTCGAAGCGCAAGAAGTTGAAGGGCACGCCGTATACCTCGGCGTATTCCTCATTGAGCAGGCCGTTCTCGTTCACCGTGTAGTCCACGCGGCGCAAGGCCCGGCCGACCACCTGCTCGCAGAGCAACTGCGTAGAGAAGGCGCGCACGCCGAGGATATGCGTCACCGTGTTCACATCCCAACCTTCGGTGAGCATGGAGACGGACACGACGCACTTGATGTTTTCGCCCAACTTGCCGGGCTTGCCCACCGTGTTCATCACTTCGCGCAGCAAATCTTCGTCCGTTGGCTCGTCGCGGCCGGGGAAGCGCTTGCGATACTCTTTGCGATATTCCTCTATTTCGCGCGCGAAGACCTTCTTGAAATTGGCGTCTATCTTCTCGCCGCTCTCCAGCTGGTGCGAATCGATGATCAGCGTATTGGGCTTGTCGAAGAAGTGAACGCCATCTTCGTTTCTGAAGATGGGCAGCTTGCCGGGAACGATCTTGCCAGTAGTAGGGTGCTCGAAGCCAGCAATCCAGCGATAGACCAGCTCGGAAACCGTGGTGTTGTTGCACACCACGATCATCACCGGCGGCAGAGCGTGGGAGCTAACTACATGGCTGGCTGGCTGGCTGGCTGGCTGGCTGGCTGGCTGGCTGGCTGGCTGGCTGGCTGGCTGGCTGGCTGGCTGGCTGGCTGGCTGGCTGGCTGGCTGGCTGGCTGGCTGGCTGGCTGGCTATTTCATACTTTTGATAATTTTTTTCGTAATTTCCATACAACGAGAGCAGGGCCGCGGAGAGCTTGGTCGGCAAATCCACCTTGGAGAGATCGTAGTCTCCGGTGCGGAGGCCCCTCTTGGGCAGTTCGTCGCGCACGTGTACCCAGAGGTTGCGGAATTCTGGCATTTCCTCTTGCCGGATGGTGTCTGATTCCACCGGCAGCCGTGGAATTTTCACAACTCCGCTTTCCAGCGCGTCTAGCAGTGAAAAGTCATATAGCGTCCAGGGGAACATCGTGCCCTCCGGATAGCCGGAGCCGCGCAGGAAGTAGGGCGTGGCGGAGAGGTCGATCACGGCATTGACCTCGATTTTTTCTGCCAGGGCTTTAATGCCGTTTATCCACACGCGGGCTTCTGCATTGTTCTCATCGGCTTCTTTGCGGTCGTCGCCAGCCAGCTTCTCTTCGCTGGGGCGGGCCTGGTAACAGTGGTGCGCCTCATCGTTGATGACCAGCACTCGGGACTTGCCGGCAATCGACTTGAAAGCGCGGTTGACCATTGCGGTGGCTGATTCTTTCGTCACTTGTTCATCAATCAGCCCGGTGGACTTTAGCACGGCCCCCATTTTGATTCTCGGATTGCTGCGCAGTTCCAGTTGGTGGTAGTTGGTGATCAGGATTTTTGCCGCCTGCAACTGCTCCATATCGTGATGGGAAACAATGTCGCGTTCGCGGTAATAGTTCTTTTGCTCGCTGGGTTGCAGCACGCGCAGACGGTCGCGGATGGTGATGCCGGGCGTGATGATGACAAAGGTATCCGTGAAACGAGTGTCCGCCGGATAGCGCACCTTGTTCAAGGTGTTGTAGGCGATCATCATCGCCATAACCACTGTCTTGCCGGTGCCGGTTGCCATTTTGAAGGCCAGGCGGTACAAGCCGGGGTTGGCTTCCTGGTTCGCTTTGGTGAGTGCGGCGATTGCCCAGGCCTCCCCGGCTTTTTCAGCCACCTCATTGATGTAGATAAGGGTTTCCAGCGCTTCAATCTGGCAGAAGAACAGCTTGTTCTCCCGGCTTTCATCCCGCCAATACAAGAGCAGTTCCCGCGAAGTGCGCGTAATGCCAGGATACTCGGCTGCCCGCCAGTCGCCTACCTTCCCCCGGACCTTGTTGATGAATTCGTTTTCTTGCTGGAGTTCTTCGCCAAAGGCGCCTTCCGCATCGGCCAGTTCCAATTGTTGTTTACGATTCCTGGCACGCGGTACAGGGATGTAGAAGCTGCTTGGCCGGCGGCCTTCGATAATTTCGTCGCTCAAGCCGCGCTGGTCGGCAGCGAAGTGCCGAGTGGGCTCGTAATATGGAGAATTGAGAATTGGTGACGTTTTCATCCCCTGACAATTAAACCATTAAACCCAGCGTTAGGTTTGTGTAGGGCGGTTTGCAAACCGCCCTACTATCGATATTCATCCTGTTCCCAATTGATTGGATTGGCCTGGATGTACGCGTAAACAGCCTCGTATTCTCGTTCGTTGCGAATGATGCGCTCGTAATAATTGCGCTGCCAGAAACGCAGTCCAGCTGTGTTTTCGGCAGCGTTTATTTGCACGGTGGTGTGGGTTTTGTATGCGCCGACAATTCGCCCTAGGGGCTTCGGCCGAACAGAATCAGACGTGGGGCCGCTTTTGCTAGGGTCGGTTTTGGTAGGGGCGCTTTGCAAAGCGCCCCTTCGAGAGTTGCTGACAACAATAATGGCGTGGGCATGGTTGGGCATTATGCAGAATACGGGAATGCTGACCAGCGGAAAACGCTCTGGCAGCCAGCCCCATGCCTGCGAGGCAATCATTCCCAAGCCACTATACTGCATTCCACCCCCGATAACTGCCCCCAGGCGATGCTCCTTGCCTTCGACGCAAAGGGTCACAAAATATGCGCCGGGTTGGCTGTAATCGTACTCCGGCAGACGGATGGAACGGCGTTGTCGTGGCGGCATGTTTACCCGGACTTTCTGGCATGCAAAACAGCATCGCGTAGTAGGGGCGGTTTGCAAACCGCCCCTACCGGTCCGCTAAAACGCCAACTTCTGCTCTTTCAGCGAGACGTAGCGACCCTGGCCGATGATCAGGTGGTCGAGCACCTCGATCTCCAGCAGGCGGCCGGCTTCGCGCACCTGGCGGGTGAGGGCGATGTCGTCGGCGCTGGGGGTTGGGTCGCCGCTGGGATGGTTGTGGACCAGGATCAGCGCGGCGGCATTGCGGCGGATGGCGGCTTTGAACAGCTCGGCCATGCGCACTTGGGCGGAGTTGAGCGTGCCCTGCGAGACCTCGTCGATGGCGATGACCTTGTTGCGCGTGTCCAGCAGGATGGCGCGCAGGTGCTCCTGCTCCAGCCCGGCCATCTCGTACTGCACCAGGGCGGCGGCGTCCGCCGGGCTGGCGATGGCGGGGCGTTCGCCCGGCTCTTGCACGGCCAGGCGGCGGCCCAGTTCGATGGCCGCCTTGAGCGTGGCCGCCTTGGCTTCGCCCAGGCCGTGCTGGCTCTTGACATCGTCAAAGTCGGCGCGCTGCAGGCCGGCCAGACCGCCGAAGTGACTCAGCAGCCGCTCGCCCAGGCGCACGGCGCTTTCGCCCGGCACGCCGGTGCGCAGCAGCACGGCCAGCAGTTCAGCGGTGCTCAGCGAGCGGGCGCCCTGCTGGCGCAGGCGCTCCCGCGGTCGTTCGGCGCTAGGCAAATCAGCAATGCGATATGGAGTGCTCATGGGTGTCCCCGTTCTTAGGCAGGATTAGGCTAGGATAAGCTCCGCTTGTAGTTTGCATTGACACGCCATTTTGCGCAAGGTATAGTCCTGCGCATGAAGCGCAATGCCTGGCTGCTGGGGCTGGCCGCGCTGGTGCTTGCCGGCGCCGCTTGCAACCTGCAACGGGTATTGGACCCCTCGCTGCCCACTTCCACCCTGGCCAGCAGCCCGCCCCAAGAACCCAGCGCCACTCCTCCGCCGCTCACCCCGGTGCCCACACTCACTCTTGAAGCGCGCATTGAAGCCGCCGACCAGCTGTACTTCTTCGGCGACTGGGAAGGCGCGCTGGCCGAATACGAACGCGCCTTCCGCCAGAGCGAAGACCCCGAGTGGCAGGCGGCAGCGCGGCTGGGCATGGCCCGCGTCTACCGCCAGCGCGGCGAGTTCACCCGCGCCCGCGACACGCTGCAAGCTCTCTCGCTCGACTATGCCGGCACGCCTTCGGCGGCGCGGGCCTATTACGCCCTGGGCCAGGTGTATCAAGACCTGAACAACCCACTGGCGGCGGCTGAGGCCTACCAGCAATATATGGACGCCAGCCCCGGGCTGCTCGACTCCTATGTACATGAACGCCGCGGCGACCTGTTCTACCAGGCGGCCAATTACCCGGCGGCGATCGAGGCTTACCAGCTGGCAGCGGACAGCCCGCGGCTGGGCGACCCGCTGAACCTGCAGGTCAAGATCGGCAATATGCAGCTGGCCGCCGGCGACAGGGCCGCCGCCATCGTCAGCTACCAGGCAGTCTTCGAGGCCACCGGCAATGATTACCTGCGGGCGGACCTGGACCTGCTGATCGGCCGGGCTTATCGCGACCTGGGCGACACGGCTACGGCCTACGAGCGCTTTCAGCACGCGGTCAACAGCTATCCGCTGGCCTTCTCCAGCCACGCGGCGCTGGTGGAGCTGGTCAACGCCGGCCAGCCGGTGAGCGAATTCCAGCGCGGCCTGGTAAATTACCACGCGGCGGTGACCACGCAGGCCGCCACCTGCGGAGCCAGTTCGCAGGCGGCGGTGGAGCTGTACATCCTGGCGATTGCGGCGTTTGACCGCTATTTGCAGGCCAACCCGGACACGACCGACGACTCAGCCGCCTACTACCGCGCCCTGTCCCTGCGCGCCATGGGCGATTATCCGGCGGCTTTGCAGGCCTGGGACCGCCTGATCAACGACTATGCCTATGCCGCCAATTGGGTGGATGCTTACCGCCAGAAGGCGCGCACGCAGTGGCTGTGCCAGCAAGACTATGACGGGGCGATCGAGACGCTGCTGACTTTTGTGGCGCGCACGCCCAGCCAGCCGGCTTCGGCGGAGTTCCTGTTCCTGGCCGGGCAGATCGCCCAGAATGGCGGGCGCCTGACGCGTTCTGTGGAGATCTGGCCTCGGGTGGCCAACGAATACCCTTCTTCCAGCCATGCCTATAACGCCATTTACCGGGCCGGCATCAGCGCGTATCGCTTGGGGAACTTTGTGGAGGCGCAGGGCCTGTTCCTGCGCGCGTTCCAGTCCGCGCTGAGCCTGGAAGAAGAGGCCCAGTCGCAGTTCTGGTTTGGCAAGGCCTTGCAGGCCCAGGGCGACGCAGACGGCGCGCGCAGCGCCTGGACCCGGGCGGCGGCAGCTGACCCGACCGGCTATTACAGCGAGCGCGCCGCAGACCTGCTGGCCGGCCGGGCGCCTTTCCAACCCCCAGCCAATTTCTCCTTCGACTACGATGTGGAAGCCGAACGGCGTGAGGCCGAAGCCTGGCTGCGCACGGCCTTCGCCCTGCCGGCGGATACCGACCTCAGCGTACCCGGCCCGCTGCTGAGCGACCCGCGCTTCCAGCGCGGTACCGAGCTGTGGAAACTGGGCGAGTACGAGCTGGCCCGCGCCCAGTTTGAGAGCCTGCGCCAGAACCTGACCACCGACGCGGCCAATTCCTACCGGCTGGCCAATTACCTGATCGACCTGGGGCTGTACCGCACCGGCATCTTCGCCGCCCGGGAAGTGCTGAACATGCAGAGCATGAGCGACGCGGCCACGCTGACCAGCGCGCCGGTCTACTTCAACCGCTTGCGCTTTGGGGCCTATTACAAAGACCTGGTGCTGGCGGAAACCGCCAAAGAGGGCCTGGACCCGCTGTTCTTCTACAGCATGATGCGCCAGGAGAGTTTATTCGAGGGTTTCGTCACTTCTTCGGCGGGCGCCTATGGGCTGATGCAGATCATCCCCGCCACGGCGGATTACCTGGTGGGCCTGACCAATTGGCCGCCGAACTTTGAGTACGACGACCTCTACCGGCCTTATGTCAGCATTCCGCTGGGGGCACATTACCTGG
Proteins encoded in this region:
- a CDS encoding DEAD/DEAH box helicase family protein; the protein is MKTSPILNSPYYEPTRHFAADQRGLSDEIIEGRRPSSFYIPVPRARNRKQQLELADAEGAFGEELQQENEFINKVRGKVGDWRAAEYPGITRTSRELLLYWRDESRENKLFFCQIEALETLIYINEVAEKAGEAWAIAALTKANQEANPGLYRLAFKMATGTGKTVVMAMMIAYNTLNKVRYPADTRFTDTFVIITPGITIRDRLRVLQPSEQKNYYRERDIVSHHDMEQLQAAKILITNYHQLELRSNPRIKMGAVLKSTGLIDEQVTKESATAMVNRAFKSIAGKSRVLVINDEAHHCYQARPSEEKLAGDDRKEADENNAEARVWINGIKALAEKIEVNAVIDLSATPYFLRGSGYPEGTMFPWTLYDFSLLDALESGVVKIPRLPVESDTIRQEEMPEFRNLWVHVRDELPKRGLRTGDYDLSKVDLPTKLSAALLSLYGNYEKNYQKYEIASQPASQPASQPASQPASQPASQPASQPASQPASQPASQPCS
- the radC gene encoding DNA repair protein RadC, which codes for MSTPYRIADLPSAERPRERLRQQGARSLSTAELLAVLLRTGVPGESAVRLGERLLSHFGGLAGLQRADFDDVKSQHGLGEAKAATLKAAIELGRRLAVQEPGERPAIASPADAAALVQYEMAGLEQEHLRAILLDTRNKVIAIDEVSQGTLNSAQVRMAELFKAAIRRNAAALILVHNHPSGDPTPSADDIALTRQVREAGRLLEIEVLDHLIIGQGRYVSLKEQKLAF
- a CDS encoding tetratricopeptide repeat protein, whose translation is MKRNAWLLGLAALVLAGAACNLQRVLDPSLPTSTLASSPPQEPSATPPPLTPVPTLTLEARIEAADQLYFFGDWEGALAEYERAFRQSEDPEWQAAARLGMARVYRQRGEFTRARDTLQALSLDYAGTPSAARAYYALGQVYQDLNNPLAAAEAYQQYMDASPGLLDSYVHERRGDLFYQAANYPAAIEAYQLAADSPRLGDPLNLQVKIGNMQLAAGDRAAAIVSYQAVFEATGNDYLRADLDLLIGRAYRDLGDTATAYERFQHAVNSYPLAFSSHAALVELVNAGQPVSEFQRGLVNYHAAVTTQAATCGASSQAAVELYILAIAAFDRYLQANPDTTDDSAAYYRALSLRAMGDYPAALQAWDRLINDYAYAANWVDAYRQKARTQWLCQQDYDGAIETLLTFVARTPSQPASAEFLFLAGQIAQNGGRLTRSVEIWPRVANEYPSSSHAYNAIYRAGISAYRLGNFVEAQGLFLRAFQSALSLEEEAQSQFWFGKALQAQGDADGARSAWTRAAAADPTGYYSERAADLLAGRAPFQPPANFSFDYDVEAERREAEAWLRTAFALPADTDLSVPGPLLSDPRFQRGTELWKLGEYELARAQFESLRQNLTTDAANSYRLANYLIDLGLYRTGIFAAREVLNMQSMSDAATLTSAPVYFNRLRFGAYYKDLVLAETAKEGLDPLFFYSMMRQESLFEGFVTSSAGAYGLMQIIPATADYLVGLTNWPPNFEYDDLYRPYVSIPLGAHYLAIQTNGYDGDMYAALAAYNAGPGNASYWQGLLDEDDPDLYLEVITFAETHNHIRSIYELYNIYRDLYSTP